The Montipora foliosa isolate CH-2021 chromosome 1, ASM3666993v2, whole genome shotgun sequence DNA segment agtattcgttgtatgcaaaataataatgttcacagtggaacacacaagtaggaagcaagatctagaaataacgtagaaaattctccttacctttaaagcttgcctttctcaaagaaaaagcatctatccactttatttgtaaattaaacgaggcttacctgtaaggtgaagtttgattgaggtTCTATCAGGTCATCACAGCAGCAGAGATTACATGAGATAGCGCATGCGTGTAGCCAGTCAATATTTAACTACTGAGtgtccatattaaaaaatgaacacaGTCTCAGTAGGCCCACAAGGAAAACTGGACTAGCCAGGGAGGGTAATAATAGGGTGGGCATGTAATCTCTGCTGCTGTGATGACCTGATAGAacctcaatcaaacttcaccttacaggtaagcctcgtttaatttaCAATTCTACCAGGTCATCGCAGCAGAGATTCCatgagattttaaagcaataTGGACACGAAGATATAACACCCATATAACCACCAGAATGTGTAACACTTTATTATAGAGAAAACTGAACATAACATAAGGTTATGTAAAAGGGTCTACTCTCCTGGACTAAAGCCAAGAATAGCCTGGCCAAACTTAGACACATTACCTTCAATGGGTTTGTTATAAAACTTACGGAAAGTACAATCTCCTTTCCAGGAGGCTGCTTGGAGAATAATATCCAAGGGTACCTGACATGAATTTGCTTTGCTAGTAGAAGCAGCTCTAGTGCTGTGAGGCTTGAAAACTGTAACATCAATTCCAGACTGAATCATAACAGCCTTTATCCAACGAGAAATGGTGTCCCTTGACACCGCTTGAAAAGGTTTAACAAAACTAAGAAACAACCTAGTTGCTCCACCCCTATGAGGAAGAGTGCGCTTAATATACTCTGTAAGAACTGAGTAAACACAAACTCTGTTGTCTTCCTTAAAAGCTGGAAGAATGAGCTCAGGCTGTTTTCTGCCTGGTGCAGATTGCTTAACAAGATCACCAATAACAAATTTATAGTGATCTGCATTCTTTTGCATGCTAGCTAAATCCATAAGATAAATGGATTGGCATCTCTGGCCTGTGACTAATGCAATTAACATAACCAGCTTAAAAGTGAGATCTTTAAGATTTAAAGATTCAAGTGGTGCAAAAGTTTTGAGATATGATAAGACAAGTGATGTATCCCATATAGACTGATATCTAGGTACACATGGCCTGGCATTAAACACTGCTTTAAGAAAGCGATTAACTAATGGGTGAGAACCCACAGTCTTGTTTCCATCTAAGAGAATGACTGATGATAACGCACAGCGAGCTGTATTCAGTCCACTGTAACCCAGGCCCCCATCGAACAGTTCTGTTAGAAAATCTAGGACCTCTGATATAGATGGTTGAATGGTATTAACACCCCTTCTACTGCAGAATGTAGTCCACTTCTGTAAGTAAATTCGGTACTGTTTCTGGGTCCCTTCCCTCCAGGACTGAAGGATGATTTCTTGAGCTCTCTCAGATACGCCTTGGTCTCGGAGGCTTTCCCTGACAAGTGACATGCCATTAGCAGTAGTCGTTCCCCCAATGGGTGTGCCTTCCCTGGGTTGAAAGGCAGATGTACGATGTTGAGCTGATTGGGAAGTAGCACTGGGTTCTGTACAAGGAGCCTTGTTAGTTTGGGGAACCAGAACTGAGTTGGCCAATGAGGGGCCACCAGAACCATCTCTGCTTGGTCCTCTTCCAATTTTTGCAGAACTTGTGGAATGAGACTGAAAGGTGGAAAAGCATAGTTATATTGTGTTCCCCAGTCTAACGTGAAGGCATCTACCCCGACAGCATTAGGGTCAGGGATCCAAGATACATAATGCAGTAATTGGTAATTAAGTCGAGATGCAAATAGATCAAGAACAGGTCTGCCAAACAGGGTAAAAATATCTGACAATACTTGTGGGTCAAGTTTCCACTCTGTCTGGTCATTAAACACTCGAGAAGCAAGATCAGCTTCAGTATTCTCAACACCAGGGATATGCGCTGGTGTAATCCAGATCTCTCTGTCCTTACACCACTGCCATATTCCCCTGGTAATGTTGTTACAAGGGATGGAGTGAGATCCCCCCATATTCCTCAGATATGCTACTGTAGTAGTATTATCAGATAACACTTTCATATGGCAGTGATGTTCTGAAGAACATAAAGCCTTAAGACCAAAAAACACAGCTAGAAGTTCCAGGGCATTAATGTGCAGCTGAGCTTCTTGAGGTGACCATCTGCCACCAGTAGAGACACCCTCTGAGAAAGCACCCCACCCATGGGTAGAGGCATCGGTTCTAAGTTCCCGCGTAACTTTCCCATGATTAATCTTGCGTTTAGATGTTTGGGCATGGTGAATCCACCAGCCAATGTCACCCTTAGCTGTCTCAGATAATGTCATATCACTTTCAAAATTCCAGCCAGAATTTTTCAGAGCAATGGATTTTTCAATCTCAAGTTGTCTGTAAAAAAGTCTGGCATACTCAACACCAGGGAAAAAGGATACCATAATACCCACTAATCTGGCTACAAGTCTGATAGGAATTATCGTGCCTTGTAAAATCTTGTCAGCTGTATCCAGGAACTTTCTGAAGTTACAATCAGTGATACTAACAGACATGTCCaaggaatttaaaataaatCCCAAATGCTCAAGAACATGGGTAGGTTGGACGACTGATTTATCCAAGTTGGGGCAGAAACCCAAATCTCTTAGAAGGGTGAGGGTGTCCTGAACATTAGATAAACATGCATCATAGGAATCGCCTTCTAAGAAAGAGTCGTCTAAATAACCACTAGAAACATGTCCCTTGAGTCGTAAATGTGAGTACACAGGTTTAAGAAGTTTGGTAAATACCCTAGGGGCACACGAGAGTCCTTGAGCAAGGCAAGTGAACTGATATAGTCtccctttccataaaaatttaAGATATTTTTGATGTGAAGGGTCAACTGGTACTGAGAAATAGGCATCTGAAAGATCAATGGATGCCATGAAACACATGGGTTTCATCAAGTGTATACAACTTTCGATATTGTCCATCTTAAAATGGTGGTAAACAATGAAACGGTTTAACTCTTTCAGATTTAAAATCATTCTGAAAGTCCCATTCTTCTTTTCTCTGAGAAAAACTGGGGATATGAATTCTGTGGCTTCATGGTGGGACTCAACGAGGATGTCCCGTGATAAAAAATCTTGGATCTGTTGTT contains these protein-coding regions:
- the LOC137972558 gene encoding uncharacterized protein encodes the protein MILNLKELNRFIVYHHFKMDNIESCIHLMKPMCFMASIDLSDAYFSVPVDPSHQKYLKFLWKGRLYQFTCLAQGLSCAPRVFTKLLKPVYSHLRLKGHVSSGYLDDSFLEGDSYDACLSNVQDTLTLLRDLGFCPNLDKSVVQPTHVLEHLGFILNSLDMSVSITDCNFRKFLDTADKILQGTIIPIRLVARLVGIMVSFFPGVEYARLFYRQLEIEKSIALKNSGWNFESDMTLSETAKGDIGWWIHHAQTSKRKINHGKVTRELRTDASTHGWGAFSEGVSTGGRWSPQEAQLHINALELLAVFFGLKALCSSEHHCHMKVLSDNTTTVAYLRNMGGSHSIPCNNITRGIWQWCKDREIWITPAHIPGVENTEADLASRVFNDQTEWKLDPQSHSTSSAKIGRGPSRDGSGGPSLANSVLVPQTNKAPCTEPSATSQSAQHRTSAFQPREGTPIGGTTTANGMSLVRESLRDQGVSERAQEIILQSWREGTQKQYRIYLQKWTTFCSRRGVNTIQPSISEVLDFLTELFDGGLGYSGLNTARCALSSVILLDGNKTVGSHPLVNRFLKAVFNARPCVPRYQSIWDTSLVLSYLKTFAPLESLNLKDLTFKLVMLIALVTGQRCQSIYLMDLASMQKNADHYKFVIGDLVKQSAPGRKQPELILPAFKEDNRVCVYSVLTEYIKRTLPHRGGATRLFLSFVKPFQAVSRDTISRWIKAVMIQSGIDVTVFKPHSTRAASTSKANSCQVPLDIILQAASWKGDCTFRKFYNKPIEGNVSKFGQAILGFSPGE